A single region of the Mustela lutreola isolate mMusLut2 chromosome 2, mMusLut2.pri, whole genome shotgun sequence genome encodes:
- the RPL22L1 gene encoding ribosomal protein eL22-like isoform X1, with amino-acid sequence MAPQKDKKPKKSTWKFNLDLTHPVEDGIFDSGNFEQFLREKVKVNGKTGNLGNVVHIERFKNKITVVSEKQFSKRYLKYLTKKYLKKNNLRDWLRVVASDKETYELRYFQISQDEDGSESED; translated from the exons ATGGCGCCG CAGAAAGACAAGAAACCTAAGAAGTCAACCTGGAAATTTAATTTGGACCTTACCCATCCAGTAGAAGATGGAATTTTTGATTCTGGAAATTTC GAACAGTTTCTACGGGAGAAGGTTAAAGTCAATGGAAAAACTGGAAATCTGGGGAACGTTGTTCACATTGAACGCTTCAAGAATAAAATCACAGTTGTTTCTGAGAAACAGTTCTCTAAAAG GTATTTGAAATATCTTACCAAGAAATACCTTAAGAAGAACAATCTTCGTGATTGGCTTCGTGTGGTTGCATCTGACAAGGAGACTTACGAACTTCGTTATTTCCAGATTAGTCAAGATGAAGATGGATCTGAGTCTGAAGATTAG
- the RPL22L1 gene encoding ribosomal protein eL22-like isoform X2: MAPKDKKPKKSTWKFNLDLTHPVEDGIFDSGNFEQFLREKVKVNGKTGNLGNVVHIERFKNKITVVSEKQFSKRYLKYLTKKYLKKNNLRDWLRVVASDKETYELRYFQISQDEDGSESED, from the exons ATGGCGCCG AAAGACAAGAAACCTAAGAAGTCAACCTGGAAATTTAATTTGGACCTTACCCATCCAGTAGAAGATGGAATTTTTGATTCTGGAAATTTC GAACAGTTTCTACGGGAGAAGGTTAAAGTCAATGGAAAAACTGGAAATCTGGGGAACGTTGTTCACATTGAACGCTTCAAGAATAAAATCACAGTTGTTTCTGAGAAACAGTTCTCTAAAAG GTATTTGAAATATCTTACCAAGAAATACCTTAAGAAGAACAATCTTCGTGATTGGCTTCGTGTGGTTGCATCTGACAAGGAGACTTACGAACTTCGTTATTTCCAGATTAGTCAAGATGAAGATGGATCTGAGTCTGAAGATTAG